The genomic window ACGAACTCGTGGTGCGCATCCGCCAAGAACTGGGAGTGGAGGTGGTGGCCCACCTCACCTGCGTCGGAAGCACGGAGGAGGAGATCGTCCGCATCCTCGAGGCCTACGACCGTGAGGGGATCCACAACATCCTCGCCCTGCGGGGTGACATTCCCCCTTCGCTCGCACATCACCCGAATCCATTCGGCGTCTTTCCCCACGCCGTCGACCTCGTACGGTTCATAAAGGCCCGCTTTCCCCACATGTGCGTGGGCGCGGCCGCCTTCCCCGAGGGGCATCCCGAGACGCCCAACAGACTCAAAGAGATGGAACACCTCAAACACAAGGTGGACGCCGGGGTGGACTTCCTCGTCACCCAGCTGTTCTTCGACAACAGGGACTACTACGACTTCTGCGAACGTTGCGAACTCGCGGGGATCAGAGTGCCGGTGATAGCCGGGATCATGCCCATCACCACGCGCAAGAACATGGAGCGCATGGCCGAACTCGCGGCAGGCATGCACTATCCGGCACGACTCCTCAGGGCCCTCTCCAGGGTGACCGACGACGAGGGCTTCTTCCACGTGGGGGTCCACTGGGCCGCCGAACAGATCCGCGACCTCCTCGACCACCGGGTCCCCGGCATACACCTCTACACCCTCAACACCTCGCGTGCGGTGAAGGCCATATGCGAGACCCTGGGCATACACCACCTCCCCCAACTCGGCTGACGCTTCCGCTTTCGTGGGAAACCCGTTAGACTCTCCATATGATCCGGGAAGAGGAGGAAAGGCTCATACGCAAGGTCCTCACGACCGGGCGATACACCCTCTCGGAACTCAAGGCCCTCTACCGCATCCTCTCCAAGTTCACGCATCCCGACATGACGGGGGGAGACGGGGAGCGATTCATCCGCCTCAAAGAGGCCTACGAGGCGGCCCTCAGGCGCAAGGCCCCGGACAGAAAGGGCCCGATCTTCCTCGAAGATCGCACCCCTGAAGAGGTGGTGAGGGAGTGCGGCTACACCGGCGAGATCGACCCCCGGCTCGGGCTCTACCTGTCTCTCTACCGGTACCTCACCTTGGGCCTCCACTCCTACAGGATACGCCACAACCCCGCCCTTCATGGGCGAAACGAGCGGGTCCTCAGGGCCATACGTCACTGGGCGAGCGTCTACGACCCCTCGTTCCTCTCGACCTTCGAGGCCTTGATGATGGAGTACCTCCCAGGTATCACCACCATGAAGCACCTTCGTTGGTACCTCTCGGGGAGGAAGAGCTTCTTCACCGCCCTCCGGCTCTTCCTCAAGTACCAGGAGACGGGGAGGACGTCCACCGGGAGAGCGGCGCGTGACCGGAGCCTCTGGGTGATCACCATGGGCGGGCGCATCCCCAGCCTCGACCCCTATGTCCGCATGAGCAGGTGGCTCTTGGACGAACTGGCGAAACCCCCTCTCCAGTTCGGGAGTGAAGGGCCTCACATGTGAGAGGGACTGCGCTCCTCCACCATCTTGAGGATCTTCTCGTAGAACTCCCTCGTGATGGGGTAGAAGAGGAAGACGAGCACCCCGACCACGAAGAGGACCGCGGGGAGGGGGCCCACAAGGAGCGAGATCCCGAGAAGGGCCTCGGGCGGCTGGACCTGGGGCACGCCCTCGGCGGAAGGCGGCACGTAGTGGAAGAGCGAGAGGATCCACCCCGAGAGGGCGAGGGCGAGCGCCTGTCCCACCTTGCTCATGAAGGTCCACATGCCGTAGAAGAGCCCCTCCCGCCGGATGCCGTTCTTGGCGTAGTCGTACTCCACGATGTCGGGGAGCACGGCGTAGGGGATCACGTACTGGGTGGAAAACCCGAAACCTCCGAGCACGATGAAGACGTATGCGGCAGGAAGCCCCAGGCTCCTCCCCAGAAACACGAATGCGAGAACCGCGCCTGCGAAGACGAGCATCCCGGTGTTCCAGGCGAACCGCTTGCCGGCCCGCTTCGACACCCAGACCCAGAAGGGCACGGAGAGGAGGGCCGTGAGGAGGAGGACGAAGAGCGTGATCTGGAAGGCGGAGGTGTCCCCCACGAGATAGGTGAAGTAGTACACGAGGGCGCTCTGGATGATGGTGACCCCCATGATGTGCAGCGTCCACGTGGCGAGGGCGAGGCGAAAACTCCGTAAGGAGAGGACCCCTGCATAGGCACGCAGGATCTGCACCTGGGGCGGTCTCTGGCGGGGAGGCGACTCCCTCACCGTGAAGACCGTCACGAACGCCGAGAGGAGCATGATGAGTCCCAACACCCCACCCATGAACGGCCAGCCCACCCGGTAGTCGGAGAAGAGCCCCACCAGGGGAAGGACGAGGAGGGCCCCGGAGAAGGTACCCAGTATGGCGAAGACGTTCCGGTAGGCATTGAGCACGGTACGTTCGTGATAGTCCACCGTGAGTTCCGGGGCGAGGGCGCTGTAGGGGATGTTCACCATGGTGTACGCCGTGCTGAGGACGCAGAAGAGTACGCTGTACCAGAGGAACGTGAGGACGTCGCTCGAGAAGCGGAGGGGGAAGAACATGATGATCATGAAGACGAAGAGGAAGAGGGCGCCGTAGAGCATGTAGGGTCTGCGGCGTCCCATGGGAGAGACCGTCCTGTCCGAGAGGTACCCCACTATGGGATCGGAGACCGCATCCCAGGCCTTCCCGATGAGGAGGGCCGTACCTGCGAGGGCAGGGGAAAGCTTCACCACATCGGTGAGATAGTAGAGGAGGAAGAACCCCACCATGGTGAAGAAGAGATTGCCGCCGAGATCGCAGACCCCGTACCCCAGCTTCGTCGTCCGTGAAAGTCCCCGCTGCATCATGTCTACACTATACCTCAGCCTGCGCCGGAGTGCAATCAGTATTCGACCGACGGCCGACGAATTCGTACCGATCCCCTCCCTGCTTCCCTTGACGGCCGGGTTGACTTTTAGTAGTATAATTACCGACTAGACGTCAACAAAACCACAGAGAGTACACGGGATGACCTGTGAGGACATCATACGGGCCGCCCTCAGGGGATGGGCCAAGAACCGTTTCCAGCGTCTCACGCTCATCAGCGTGGCCGAGGAACTGGGGGTGACCAAACAGGCCCTCTACCGATACTTTCCTTCAAAGGAATCCCTCATGGACGGTATCCTCGAATATGCGAGGGCGGTCAACCTCACGCTGGTGGAGGACCTGAACAGGATCTCCTCTCTCCCCTTCCACGAAGGGCTTTCCTTCCACCTCTCCCGCCTCCTCCTCGATTTCAAGAGGCATGCCGACCTTTATCTCTTCCTCTATCCCCCCCAGAAGGTCCTCTTCCGGGATCGATTCAAGGCCTTCTACCGTGAGGTGGAGGAGCACGGCCTCACCATCACCCGAACCCTCTTCTCCCGACCGGGTGCGCCCGATATCCCCGAGCGTCTCCTCCCCGCCGTGCACTCGTTCATCGGCACCACCTTCCTCTTCCTCCTCCTCAAGGACATGCCGAGGCCCCAAGAAGATCCGCGGGAATCCTTCACGACCTTCCTCTCCAACCTGGACCTGGAGAAGAAGGTGAGGGCCGTCACGGAGGTGATCGTGCATGGAACCGTGAGAGGTTCCTTCGCCCTGCCCGATGTCGAACGAGTGCGGACGATCGCCCGGGTGGAGGAATCCGAGGTCCCCCACTTCGACCGGATCCTCTCCGCCGCCGAAAAGGTGATACACGAAAAGGGGATCGCCAATACCACCTTGGACGACATCGCCCACGAGATCGGGGTGACGAGGGCGACCCTCTACTCCTACTTCAAGAACAAGCGCGATCTCGTGGTGTCCACCATACTGAGACAGATCACCGGGTTCTTCGATCCCCTCTTTCCGAGGCTTGCGGTGTGCACCTCGATCGAGGAAAAGGTCCTGTGCTACATCCTCTATGCGGCCGAGTATTCCCATGTCCACAAGCGGCTCTTCTCCGTCACCAACTGGCTCAGGATCAACTCCCCCCTCCGACCCCTCAGGGACGCGCGGGCGTGGGAGCAGATCGGCCGCTATCTCGAACGCTTCGCCCTCCTCTTCTCCCCCCTCCCCCTCAGGGAGGGGCTGAGGCCCGCGGAGATGCTCCCTTTCCTCCACGTCCTCACCGGCTCCCTCATGCAGGAGGAACCCCTCATACGCCCCTCGG from Spirochaeta thermophila DSM 6192 includes these protein-coding regions:
- the metF gene encoding methylenetetrahydrofolate reductase [NAD(P)H], coding for MVRDLFRQGRTLFSFEFFPPKTSSGWESLFATVRELALLEPDFMSVTYGAGGSSREKTHELVVRIRQELGVEVVAHLTCVGSTEEEIVRILEAYDREGIHNILALRGDIPPSLAHHPNPFGVFPHAVDLVRFIKARFPHMCVGAAAFPEGHPETPNRLKEMEHLKHKVDAGVDFLVTQLFFDNRDYYDFCERCELAGIRVPVIAGIMPITTRKNMERMAELAAGMHYPARLLRALSRVTDDEGFFHVGVHWAAEQIRDLLDHRVPGIHLYTLNTSRAVKAICETLGIHHLPQLG
- a CDS encoding MFS transporter — protein: MMQRGLSRTTKLGYGVCDLGGNLFFTMVGFFLLYYLTDVVKLSPALAGTALLIGKAWDAVSDPIVGYLSDRTVSPMGRRRPYMLYGALFLFVFMIIMFFPLRFSSDVLTFLWYSVLFCVLSTAYTMVNIPYSALAPELTVDYHERTVLNAYRNVFAILGTFSGALLVLPLVGLFSDYRVGWPFMGGVLGLIMLLSAFVTVFTVRESPPRQRPPQVQILRAYAGVLSLRSFRLALATWTLHIMGVTIIQSALVYYFTYLVGDTSAFQITLFVLLLTALLSVPFWVWVSKRAGKRFAWNTGMLVFAGAVLAFVFLGRSLGLPAAYVFIVLGGFGFSTQYVIPYAVLPDIVEYDYAKNGIRREGLFYGMWTFMSKVGQALALALSGWILSLFHYVPPSAEGVPQVQPPEALLGISLLVGPLPAVLFVVGVLVFLFYPITREFYEKILKMVEERSPSHM
- a CDS encoding TetR/AcrR family transcriptional regulator, whose translation is MTCEDIIRAALRGWAKNRFQRLTLISVAEELGVTKQALYRYFPSKESLMDGILEYARAVNLTLVEDLNRISSLPFHEGLSFHLSRLLLDFKRHADLYLFLYPPQKVLFRDRFKAFYREVEEHGLTITRTLFSRPGAPDIPERLLPAVHSFIGTTFLFLLLKDMPRPQEDPRESFTTFLSNLDLEKKVRAVTEVIVHGTVRGSFALPDVERVRTIARVEESEVPHFDRILSAAEKVIHEKGIANTTLDDIAHEIGVTRATLYSYFKNKRDLVVSTILRQITGFFDPLFPRLAVCTSIEEKVLCYILYAAEYSHVHKRLFSVTNWLRINSPLRPLRDARAWEQIGRYLERFALLFSPLPLREGLRPAEMLPFLHVLTGSLMQEEPLIRPSEALLVWAYFLEGLRGIERHAEQISAHEKDTDHERRLP